The Xylocopa sonorina isolate GNS202 chromosome 17, iyXylSono1_principal, whole genome shotgun sequence genome includes a region encoding these proteins:
- the LOC143431160 gene encoding aminopeptidase N-like, whose amino-acid sequence MACTMKALIPFLLTCSVATAVSVRKTDTGRSENLDEFKYRLPKNVAPIHYDLKFVPDITKTFTFEGKANIKFKVHEPTSNVVLHSRNLTLTKAVMNLKSEDGNLIFPQRYTEHPETDTLKIYLRHPLKVGIYTLNLQFSGNLQDSWIGFFRDHYKNSKGEKIWLATTQFEPIYARTAFPCWDEPALKATFNISIKHYPNYTALSNMPAREKTGTDKTDGKMWTHFERTPIMSTYVVAFIIADFVHISNVDGTINAWSRKDRVGYLKFAHEIAQKATRELELYTNSTVRVPKMDHVVIPEHSAMAMENWGLILYPESSFVYDKEKTSSKQKFEIIETVVHELAHQWFGNIVGPSWWTHIWLQEGFATYFEHYIMDKIFKDWRIMEYFVGFVVQRTISTDSEWHVGAVDGKVTTSEQIEDIFSDAVYNKAPSILHMLSNIISPEVFRSGIIRYLNKHEYSSTNPDDIWNAMQSALDASKVSRDGFKIKEVMDPWIKQQRYPLVYVNRDYTNGTMTLTQKDFGLIDVHEHDETEQYENEDKQFEWWIPINYATKTNLDFANTRFTHWLKPAENLTISGLHPDDWIIVNKQQSGYYKVTYDNENWRKIGAYLRSKNYTNIHVLNRAQIVNDITELITYDLIEPTIFLEVITYLSQETDYIPWYPVFNFLKIITRVLGSPSGGPIKNFVLKMMENLIKDVGFEERADDDPLTILKRAETLHWACELGHSECRRMATIKLMEYLGNSSTTKISPNLKMWVYENGMRSVNESIWNRALENCVKNPLKEVFRSLSVTENPVLFQKYLNTAISNDTSISKENKDLMLQLALDSSKLTIPIVNTLLNFAAKYCNKMNTCSKFSTFNLHELYHKVQTKEQLEELKRIFGKVSRTLHSEYWKKKIKAINYAENIAKKWEELARCRSINVCNKIMLTLNLLIFNKVPRQTRTYTFINTKMIEAIRLMNNIALKRRTLRNSDELTVKRKQERFLLLLRVTCSYIDLPHQNMSVFNFNRIFNRILEIFENVLKLSFVCDFMYITIFKINLVSLIKIIYMNIYVEIFVSNSWFYSFIFHTLFIFSFNLLYNMLLIKFKPMVCSPWKLWKSRFPCIFQNINNKYVLIEISKLFIFAIFSICS is encoded by the exons ATGGCGTGTACGATGAAAGCTCTTATCCCTTTTCTTCTCACGTGCTCAGTCGCGACCGCAGTTTCAGTTCGCAAAACTGACACGGGGAGAAGCGAAAATTTGGACGAATTTAAATATCGTTTACCAAAAAACGTAGCGCCCATACACTATGATCTTAAGTTCGTACCCGACATTACCAAAACTTTCACGTTCGAGGGTAAAGCAAATATCAAATTTAAAGTTCACGAGCCAACATCCAACGTGGTGCTCCATTCACGGAATTTAACGTTAACGAAGGCCGTGATGAATTTAAAGAGCGAAGATGGTAACCTGATCTTTCCGCAGCGGTACACTGAACACCCTGAAACAGACACGCTGAAGATTTACCTTCGTCACCCTTTGAAAGTTGgaatatacactttaaattTACAATTTTCGGGGAATTTACAAGATAGTTGGATTGGATTTTTTCGAGATCATTATAAGAATAGTAAAGGAGAGAAAAT ATGGCTAGCTACGACACAGTTCGAACCGATATATGCCCGCACCGCGTTTCCATGCTGGGACGAGCCAGCTCTAAAGGCCACTTTCAATATCTCCATAAAACATTACCCGAATTACACAGCCCTGTCAAACATGCCTGCACGCGAAAAAACGGGAACAGACAAGACGGATGGTAAAATGTGGACACACTTTGAAAGAACGCCCATTATGTCGACCTAtgtggtcgcatttataattgCTGACTTTGTCCATATCTCCAATGTCGATGGCACGATTAACGCTTGGAGTAGAAAGGATCGAGTTGGCTATTTAAAATTCGCTCACGAAATTGCTCAGAAAGCAACGAGAGAGTTGGAGTTGTACACTAATAGCACTGTTCGTGTACCAAAAATGGATCACGTGGTTATTCCTGAACACTCTGCAATGGCCATGGAAAATTGGGGATTGATATTATATCC AGAGAGCAGTTTCGTTTACGACAAAGAGAAAACATCATCAAAGCAAAAATTCGAAATCATCGAGACGGTGGTGCACGAGTTAGCGCATCAGTGGTTCGGGAACATAGTCGGTCCATCATGGTGGACTCACATTTGGTTGCAGGAGGGTTTCGCCACGTATTTCGAACACTATATCATGGACAAA ATCTTTAAAGATTGGAGAATCATGGAGTACTTCGTTGGGTTTGTCGTTCAACGCACGATTTCAACCGACAGTGAATGGCACGTGGGTGCAGTCGACGGAAAGGTTACAACATCCGAACAAATCGAAGACATTTTCTCTGATGCTGTTTATAACAAAG CTCCTTCTATTCTGCATATGTTGTCTAACATCATTTCTCCGGAAGTGTTTCGATCGGGTATCATAAGATATTTAAACAAACA CGAATACAGCTCCACAAATCCAGACGACATTTGGAACGCGATGCAGAGCGCGCTGGATGCGTCGAAAGTTTCGCGCGATGGCTTCAAGATAAAGGAGGTTATGGACCCATGGATCAAACAGCAAAGGTACCCTCTGGTATACGTGAACCGAGACTATACCAATGGAACGATGACGTTGACACAGAAGGATTTTGGACTGATCGACGTTCACGAACACGATGAGACTGAGCAATACGAAAACGAAGACAAACAATTCGAATGGTGGATACCGATTAATTATGCAACGAAAACGAATTTGGATTTCGCGAACACCAGATTCACTCACTGGTTGAAACCAGCCGAGAATTTAACTATCAGTGGCCTTCACCCGGATGATTGGATAATAGTGAACAAGCAGCAGAGTG GTTACTATAAAGTGACCTACGACAATGAAAATTGGAGAAAAATCGGCGCGTATCTCCGATCAAAAAATTACACGAACATACACGTGTTGAATCGTGCTCAGATTGTCAACGATATCACAGAATTGATCACCTACGACCTCATCGAGCCGACGATATTCTTAGAGGTCATAACTTATTTGTCACAAGAAACGGACTACATCCCGTGGTATCCGGTGTTCAATTTTCTGAAGATTATAACGAGAGTTCTAGGCTCACCGTCAGGCGGACCGATTAAG AACTTCGTATTGAAAATGATGGAAAATCTAATAAAGGACGTAGGATTCGAAGAGCGCGCCGACGATGATCCTCTTACGATTCTAAAGAGGGCTGAAACTCTTCATTGGGCTTGCGAACTTGGCCACTCTGAGTGTAGACGGATGGCTACTATCAAGCTTATGGAATACCTCGGGAACTCTAGTACAACCAA AATTTCGCCGAATCTGAAGATGTGGGTGTACGAAAATGGCATGAGATCGGTGAACGAGTCTATTTGGAACAGAGCGTTGGAAAACTGTGTAAAAAATCCGTTGAAGGAAGTATTCCGTTCGTTAAGCGTTACAGAAAATCCAGTACTTTTTCAGAAATACCTAAACACGGCCATATCGAACGATACCAGTATATCGAAGGAGAACAAGGATCTTATGCTCCAGCTTGCACTTGATTCTTCCAAACTGACCATCCCGATTGTAAACACTCTGCTCAACTTCGCTGCAAAATATTGTAACAAAATGAACACATG TTCGAAATTTTCCACTTTCAATTTACATGAACTGTATCATAAAGTTCAGACAAAAGAACAACTCGAGGAG CTGAAGAGAATCTTCGGAAAGGTCAGTCGcactctgcacagtgaatattggaAGAAGAAAATAAAAGCGATTAATTATGCGGAAAATATAGCGAAAAAATGGGAAGAATT AGCACGGTGTAGAAGTATAAATGT CTGTAATAAAATAATGTTAACGTTAAACTTGTTGATATTCAATAAAGTACCGAGGCAAACACGTACGTACACATTTATTAATACCA AGATGATCGAAGCGATCCGTCTAATGAATAATATCGCATTGAAACGAAGGACATTGAGAAATAG TGATGAATTAACGGTAAAA CGAAAACAAGAacgttttttattattattaagagTTACATGTAGTTAC ATTGATTTACCACACCAAAACATGTCTGTATTTAATTTTAATCGCATCTTTAATCGTATCTtggaaatatttgaaaatgtcCTAAAAT TATCTTTTGTATGTGATTTTATGTACATCacaatttttaaaattaatttagtttcattaataaaaataatatacatgaATATATACGTTGAAATTTTTGTTTCAAATTCCTGGTTTTATTCATTCATTTTTCATACATTATTCATTTTCTCGTTTAACTTGCTCTATAATATGCTT TTAATTAAGTTTAAACCAATGGTGTGCAGTCCATGGAAGCTATGGAAGAGTCGTTTTCCTTGTATTTtccaaaatataaataataaatacgtaTT AATCGAAATAAGTAAACTGTTTATTTTTGCTATTTTTAGTATTTGTtcgtaa